The genomic interval TTTTGCGAATGCACCTAGTGGAAAGGATAAAACCTCTCTTTTTGTGAATCTCAAAAATGATGACCAAGTAGGCACTTTATTTCGTTTATTGGGTGATTTTGAAAAAGAGGGTATTAATCTTACAAAAATAGATTCGCGTCCGATTCGCTCAAATGAGAGCTTTAAAACAGGATTTTTTATTGATTGTGAGGGGCATTACCTTGATAAACCATTGCAGCGACTTTTTGCTAAGAGAAGTGATGAAATAAAATGGCTTGGAAGTTATATTTTTACTGATATTAAAAAATAAATGCAATATAGGCAACTAAGGAGAAATAATGGAGTTTAAAAAAATAGAACTTGAAGATAGAACACTTCTAGAACCATTTACAAATCAGAAAGGACGATGGCTATCAGATATGAATTTTAGCAATATGTTTATGTGGCGACATTCACGCGAGATTAGCTATACATTTTTACAAGAACATCTCATTGTGCAGACACGCTATCCTCATCAAAATCCATTTGTATTCTATCCATTGGGAGCAGGAGATAAAAAACCCATTATAGAATCCCTCATACAATTTTATAAAGACTTATCATTACCGCTTGAGCTGCATTCTTTGCAAAGTAATGAAGTAGAAGAGCTTGAATCTTATTTTCCACATACTTTTGAAATCACTCAAAGACGTGATAGATTTGATTATGTGTATAATGTAGAGGAGCTTATAACACTTTCTGGACGCAAGTTTCATAAGAAAAAAAATCATTTGAATCGTTTTTGGCTTACATATCCACAAACACAATATGAATCTTTTTCAAATGCTAATCTTACCGAAGTTCTAAAAGTAAATAATATGTGGTTTGAAGCAGGAAATAGCGAAGATAAGGGATTATATTTTGAGAATCTAGGCATTAATGATGCTCTCTCTCATTTTGATAAACTCTCATTGCGAGGAGGGCTTTTGCGTTGTGATGGGGAGATTATCGCTTTTAGTTTTG from Helicobacter hepaticus ATCC 51449 carries:
- a CDS encoding DUF2156 domain-containing protein, translated to MEFKKIELEDRTLLEPFTNQKGRWLSDMNFSNMFMWRHSREISYTFLQEHLIVQTRYPHQNPFVFYPLGAGDKKPIIESLIQFYKDLSLPLELHSLQSNEVEELESYFPHTFEITQRRDRFDYVYNVEELITLSGRKFHKKKNHLNRFWLTYPQTQYESFSNANLTEVLKVNNMWFEAGNSEDKGLYFENLGINDALSHFDKLSLRGGLLRCDGEIIAFSFGEEIDDDLALIHIEKANIAFSGAYQAINQALLKNEFSNHRYVNREEDLGIEGLRKAKLSYQPSFLLEKYDARLK